The region CGGCCTACCTGCAGCGACAGGACGAGCTGGACCGTGCGGCTTACCAGCGCGCCACAAGGCGCTGCGACAGCGCGGTGGGCCGCGTACTCGCGCTGTTCGACCTCGCCGAGGCGGCCGCTCGTCGGCGCCAGTACCCGGGTTGCCTCTACCTCAACGCGGTCACCGAGTTTCCCGACCCGAAGCATCCCGTCTCGGTGGCGGTCCGCAGCCACCGGCAGTGGCTGCGAGACCTGCTGACCACGGAACTGACGCGGGCGGGAGCAGCGGATCCGGCCGCGCTAGCCGAGCAGATCCATCTGCTCTACGACGGGGGACTGGCCGGGTCCAAACTCAGCCGCTCCCCCGAGCCGATCCGGTTGGCCAAGCAGATGGCCGAAAACATGATCGCACGCGCCTCGCGGTGACCCACCCGGGCGCGTTCGGAACCGCTCCGGACGTTTCAAGGTCGGCGCGCTGCGGCTGGGGTACAAGACGCGCGGGCCAGGGACCGAAGGCGCCCACCCCCTGATCACTCGGGGGTTCGGGGCGGGTGCTCGCTGTGGCGCGGAATCTGATCGCGCCGCCCGCTACTGGCCTCGCACCTCCCCGGGCGTTGTCAC is a window of Carbonactinospora thermoautotrophica DNA encoding:
- a CDS encoding TetR/AcrR family transcriptional regulator, which translates into the protein MPTQRDALTPAERLLQTAATLFTREGIRAVGIDRLVAEAKVARASLYQNFGSKDALIAAYLQRQDELDRAAYQRATRRCDSAVGRVLALFDLAEAAARRRQYPGCLYLNAVTEFPDPKHPVSVAVRSHRQWLRDLLTTELTRAGAADPAALAEQIHLLYDGGLAGSKLSRSPEPIRLAKQMAENMIARASR